In one window of Camelina sativa cultivar DH55 chromosome 15, Cs, whole genome shotgun sequence DNA:
- the LOC104746490 gene encoding GATA transcription factor 29-like, producing MENELDLTLKLGLPNSTVVETHLSLNTSTTTSTITDQGTTNTNVVDGGRGDHNNNNEGSRGGSSNNGGEVFNLRRSLWGDNEVINDQVARSNVDMNIRVYNYIFQQFVGAPNTLNVGPYPMPPSLRSAPAPAVTPEFVLIDVPTRRASRNNTELMANAWNETPSAHAKRLRGYGGYYSGGRGEGTLRKCTNVNCNAVTTPMWRRGPLGPKSLCNACGIKFRKEEERKAKRNRESLSLDN from the exons ATGGAGAACGAGTTGGACTTAACACTGAAGTTGGGTTTGCCGAATTCGACTGTTGTTGAGACACATCTGAGCTTAAACACTTCCACCACCACTTCAACCATCACTGATCAG ggaacCACCAACACCAACGTCGTGGACGGTGGCCGTGgagatcacaacaacaacaacgaaggCAGCCGCGGAGGCAGCAGCAACAACGGTGGTGAGGTTTTCAACCTACGTCGGTCTCTTTGGGGAGATAATGAAGTGATCAACGACCAAGTTGCAAGAAGCAACGTGGACATGAATATAAGAGTCTACAATTACATCTTTCAACAGTTCGTCGGCGCCCCTAACACCTTGAACGTCGGTCCTTATCCGATGCCTCCATCTCTGAGATCGGCACCGGCTCCGGCCGTGACTCCTGAGTTTGTTCTGATCGACGTTCCCACTAGGAGAGCTAGTCGTAACAACACTGAGTTGATGGCCAATGCTTGGAACGAGACCCCGAGTGCTCACGCGAAGCGGCTTCGCGGTTACGGTGGCTACTACAGCGGCGGAAGGGGTGAAGGGACGTTGAGGAAGTGTACGAACGTGAATTGTAACGCAGTTACCACTCCTATGTGGCGAAGGGGTCCTCTTGGTCCTAAG AGTTTGTGCAATGCTTGTGGGATCAAGTTCAGgaaggaggaagagaggaaAGCCAAAAGGAACCGAGAGTCATTGTCGTTGGATAATTga
- the LOC104746486 gene encoding polycomb group protein FERTILIZATION-INDEPENDENT ENDOSPERM, whose product MSKIVLGNESLVGSLNPSNKNTYKVTNRIQEGKKPLYAVVFNFLDSRFFSVFVTAGGNRITLYNCLEDGAISALQSYTDEDKEESFYTVSWACGVNGSPYVAAGGVKGIIRVIDVNNERIHKSLVGHGDSVNEIRTQPLKPQLVITASKDESVRLWNIETGICILIFAGAGGHRYEVLSVDFHPSDIYRFASCGMDTTIKIWSMKEFWTYVEKSFTWNDEPSKFPTKFVQFPVFTASVHTNYVDCNRWFGDFILSKSVDNEIVLWEPQLKENSPGEGTSDVILRYPIPMCDIWFIKFSYDLHFSSVAIGNQEGKIYVWDLKTCPPVLITKLSHNQSKSVIRQTAMSVDGSTILACCEDGTIWRWDMINK is encoded by the exons atGTCGAAGATAGTTTTAGGGAACGAGTCACTTGTTGGGTCTTTGAATCCATCGAACAAGAATACGTACAAAGTGACGAATAGGATCCAAGAGGGGAAGAAACCTTTGTATGCTGTTGTTTTTAACTTCCTTGATTCTCGATTCTTCAGTGTCTTCGTCACCGCTGGTGGTAATCGG ATTACTCTGTACAATTGTCTTGAAGATGGAGCCATATCTGCATTGCAATCTTATACTGATGAGGAT AAGGAAGAGTCGTTTTACACTGTAAGTTGGGCGTGTGGCGTTAATGGGAGCCCATATGTTGCTGCTGGAGGAGTAAAAGGCATAATCCGAGTCATTGACGTCAACAATGAAAGGATTCATAAG AGCCTTGTGGGCCATGGAGATTCAGTAAACGAAATCAGAACACAACCTTTGAAGCCTCAACTTGTGATTACTGCTAGCAAG GATGAATCTGTTCGCTTGTGGAACATTGAAACTGGGATATGTATTCTGATATTTGCTGGAGCTGGAGGTCATCGCTACGAAGTTCTAAGTGTG GATTTTCACCCTTCTGATATTTACCGTTTTGCTAGTTGTGGTATGGATACCACTATTAAAATATGGTCAATGAAAG AGTTTTGGACATATGTCGAGAAGTCGTTCACATGGAATGATGAACCTTCAAAATTTCCCACGAAGTTTGTCCAATTCCCT GTATTTACTGCTTCAGTTCATACAAATTATGTAGATTGTAACCGTTGGTTTGGTGATTTTATTCTTTCAAAG AGTGTGGACAACGAGATCGTGTTGTGGGAACCACAACTGAAAGAGAATTCCCCTGGAGAG GGTACTTCTGATGTTATACTAAGATACCCGATTCCGATGTGCGATATTTGGTTTATCAAGTTTTCTTATGACCTCCATTTCAGTTCTGTCGCAATAG GTAATCAGGAAGGAAAGATTTATGTCTGGGATTTAAAAACTTGTCCTCCTGTTTTGATTACAAA GTTATCACACAATCAATCAAAGTCTGTAATCAGGCAAACCGCCATGTCTGTCGATGGAAG CACAATTCTTGCTTGCTGCGAGGACGGGACTATATGGCGCTGGGACATGATTAACAAGTAG
- the LOC104746491 gene encoding non-structural maintenance of chromosomes element 4 homolog B-like: protein MNRFIKRESKSTKPIEVLIGNSSRRHCSFFSFPETIIMRNSVKREAESTGDRSRRREADEPSSSSERPKIVKKEKQSKTVTDSVTRSQEPPIHEGEEQGIDDRRAIRSQYLALTHEIKDAKDDLTKVDSDKFNRIINKVENLHQKVQKPREQVADAEALLDLVDNVVSSVKSQSAHGGVSPAEFVNALTNGFGKTSLRIDADEENRQVSMKWKDLGFAVCSTVLVSCGCSTMIGPMDTELKQRKRAVGNRKRTKPGAGVRPEEVDNTEKKTDTDKNMAIMFNILRKNKRVKIENLVLNRKSFAQTVENVFALSFLVKDGRVENNVDQNGSHFVEPRNAPAANQVMSGEVVHNHYVLRFDYKDWEPMSKMVAVGEELMPHRETEVVSSTCDLASKLSQDSQTKPIRNLSRKQGFVSQEETVVEDSTDIEGGDNEDSENRRECKLRKTHL from the exons ATGAATCGATTTATCAAAAGGGAATCAAAATCAACGAAACCAATTGAAGTTCTGATCGGAAATAGCAGCAGAAGGCACTGTag tttcttttcttttcctgagACGATCATCATGAGAAACTCGGTGAAGCGGGAAGCGGAATCGACCGGAGATCGCAGCAGGAGAAGAGAAGCCGATGAaccgtcgtcgtcgtcggaGAGACCTAAGATCGTGAAAAAGGAGAAGCAGAGTAAAACCGTAACTGATTCAGTAACACGGTCTCAAGAGCCGCCGATTCATGAGGGGGAAGAACAAGGGATTGATGATCGTAGAGCTATAAGATCTCAATACCTAGCTCTTACCCACGAGATTAAAG ATGCTAAAGATGATTTGACCAAAGTTGATTCTGACAAGTTCAACCGTATCATTAATAAGGTTGAAAATTTGCACCAGAaag TTCAGAAGCCTAGAGAGCAAGTTGCTGACGCGGAGGCGCTTTTGGATTTAGTGGATAACGTGGTTTCGTCAGTGAAATCTCAATCTGCTCATGGTGGTGTTTCTCCAGCTGAGTTTGTTAATGCCTTGACCAATGGGTTTGGGAAAACGTCTTTAAGAATTGATGCTGATGAAGAAAATAGGCAAGTGTCGATGAAGTGGAAGGACCTTGGGTTTGCTGTCTGCTCTACGGTTTTGGTTTCATGTGGTTGTTCTACAAT GATAGGTCCTATGGATACTGAATTGAAACAAAGGAAAAGGGCAGTGGGAAACAGAAAACGTACAAAGCCTGGTGCAGGGGTTAGGCCAGAGGAG GTTGATAATACTGAAAAGAAAACTGATACAGACAAAAACATGGCAATAATGTTTAACATCTTGCGGAAAAATAAACGTGTCAAGATTGAAAATTTGGTGCTCAATAGGAAATCATTTGCTCAGACGGTAGAGAATGTGTTTGCACTATCGTTCTTGGTGAAAGATGGACGAGTTGAGAACAATGTTGATCAAAATGGTTCTCATTTTGTTG AGCCGAGGAATGCTCCTGCTGCGAACCAGGTGATGTCAGGGGAGGTCGTTCACAATCATTATGTACTTAGATTTGATTACAAAGATTGGGAG CCAATGAGCAAAATGGTGGCAGTGGGAGAGGAGCTGATGCCACACAGGGAAACAGAAGTCGTTTCATCTACTTGTGACTTGGCATCGAAGCTCTCACAAGATTCTCAGACAAAGCCAATAAGAAACCTGTCGAGGAAGCAAGGTTTCGTGAGTCAAGAAGAAACAGTTGTGGAAGATTCTACTGACATTGAAGGCGGCGACAATGAAGATAGTGAAAATCGCCGGGAATGCAAGCTTAGGAAGACTCACTTGTGA
- the LOC104746492 gene encoding protein ETHYLENE INSENSITIVE 3-like yields the protein MMFNEMGMCGNMDFFSTGSLGEVDFCPLPPPQAEPDSIVEDDYTDDEIDVDELERRMWRDKMRLKRLKEQDKSKEGVDAAKQRQSQEQARRKKMSRAQDGILKYMLKMMEVCKAQGFVYGIIPENGKPVTGASDNLREWWKDKVRFDRNGPAAITKYQAENNIPGIHEGNNPIGPTPHTLQELQDTTLGSLLSALMQHCDPPQRRFPLEKGVPPPWWPNGKEDWWPQLGLPKDQGPAPYKKPHDLKKAWKVGVLTAVIKHMFPDIAKIRKLVRQSKCLQDKMTAKESATWLAIINQEESLARELYPESCPPIALSGGSCSLLMNDCSQYDVEGFEKEPRYEVEELKPEKVMASSNFGMAAKIHDFPVKEEVQTGNSEFMRKRKPNRDLNTMMDRTVFTCENLGCAHSEISRGFLDRNSRDNHQMGCPHRDSCLPYGAAASRFHVNEVKPVVGFSQPRPVNSVTQPIDLTGIGVPEDGQKMISELMSMYDRNVQSNQTSMVMESQSVSLLQPTIQNHQEHLQFPGNMVEGSFFEDLNIPNRANNNNSGNQTFFQGNNNNGFKFDTAQHNNFEGAHNTNNNNSSSNRFQLVFDSTPFDMASFDYRDDMAMPGVVGTMDGMQQKQQDVSIWF from the coding sequence ATGATGTTTAACGAGATGGGAATGTGTGGAAACATGGATTTCTTCTCTACTGGATCTCTTGGTGAAGTTGATTTCtgtcctcttcctcctccacaaGCTGAACCCGATTCTATTGTTGAAGACGACTACACTGACGACGAGATCGATGTTGATGAATTGGAGAGGAGGATGTGGAGGGACAAAATGAGGCTTAAACGTCTCAAGGAGCAAGACAagagcaaagaaggtgttgatgCTGCTAAACAGAGGCAGTCTCAAGAGCAAGctaggaggaagaagatgtctAGAGCTCAAGATGGTATCTTGAAGtatatgttgaagatgatggaAGTTTGTAAAGCTCAAGGCTTTGTTTACGGGATCATCCCCGAGAATGGTAAACCTGTCACTGGTGCTTCTGATAATCTTAGGGAGTGGTGGAAAGATAAGGTCAGGTTTGATCGTAATGGTCCTGCTGCTATTACCAAGTACCAGGCTGAAAACAATATCCCGGGGATTCATGAAGGTAACAATCCTATTGGACCGACTCCTCACACTTTGCAAGAGCTTCAGGACACGACTCTTGGTTCGCTTTTGTCGGCTTTGATGCAACACTGTGATCCTCCTCAGAGAAGGTTTCCTTTGGAGAAAGGAGTGCCTCCTCCGTGGTGGCCTAACGGGAAAGAGGACTGGTGGCCTCAACTCGGTTTGCCTAAGGATCAAGGTCCTGCACCTTACAAAAAGCCTCATGATTTGAAGAAGGCTTGGAAAGTCGGCGTTTTGACTGCGGTAATCAAGCATATGTTTCCCGATATCGCTAAGATACGTAAGCTCGTGAGGCAATCCAAGTGCTTGCAGGATAAGATGACTGCTAAAGAGAGTGCTACTTGGCTTGCCATTATTAACCAGGAAGAGTCTTTGGCTCGTGAGCTTTATCCTGAGTCTTGTCCACCTATCGCTTTGTCTGGCGGAAGTTGCTCGCTTCTGATGAATGATTGCAGTCAGTACGATGTTGAAGGTTTCGAGAAGGAGCCTCGCTATGAAGTGGAAGAGCTCAAGCCAGAGAAAGTGATGGCTTCTTCAAACTTTGGGATGGCTGCTAAAATCCATGACTTTCCTGTCAAAGAAGAGGTCCAAACAGGAAACTCGGAATTCATGAGAAAGAGGAAGCCTAACAGAGATCTGAACACTATGATGGACAGAACCGTTTTCACCTGCGAGAATCTTGGGTGTGCGCATAGCGAAATCAGCCGGGGATTCCTGGATAGGAACTCAAGAGACAACCATCAAATGGGTTGTCCACATCGAGACAGTTGCTTACCCTATGGAGCAGCAGCATCCAGGTTCCATGTCAATGAAGTCAAGCCTGTAGTTGGATTTTCTCAGCCAAGGCCAGTGAACTCGGTGACCCAACCAATCGACTTAACAGGTATTGGAGTTCCTGAAGATGGTCAGAAGATGATCTCGGAGCTTATGTCTATGTATGACAGAAACGTTCAGAGCAACCAAACTTCTATGGTCATGGAAAGTCAAAGCGTGTCACTGCTTCAGCCAACAATCCAGAATCATCAAGAACATCTTCAGTTCCCAGGAAACATGGTGGAAGGAAGTTTCTTTGAAGACTTGAACATCccaaacagagcaaacaacaataacagCGGCAATCAAACGTTTTTCCAAGGAAACAACAATAATGGGTTTAAGTTCGACACCGCACAGCACAACAACTTTGAAGGAGCGcataacaccaacaacaacaacagtagcAGTAACAGGTTCcagcttgtgtttgattctaCACCGTTCGATATGGCCTCATTCGATTACAGAGATGATATGGCAATGCCAGGAGTAGTAGGAACGATGGATGGTATGCAGCAGAAGCAGCAGGACGTATCTATATGGTTCTAA